The following proteins are encoded in a genomic region of Candidatus Hydrogenedentota bacterium:
- the serC gene encoding 3-phosphoserine/phosphohydroxythreonine transaminase produces MEARVHNFSAGPSALPLPALEEARDNFLVLPGAGASVMEISHRSKTYDAVHQGAKANIAKLLNLPSNYKVLFIQGGASAQFCMIPMNFLRGKSGSADYVITGSWGSKALKEAKKEGATKTPWNGKEEGYVRFPKQSELNLDPSAQYCHITSNETIEGVEMFDEIDTGSVPMLCDASSNFLSRPIPVEKYAMIYAGAQKNLGPAGVAVVVIREDLLERVPEGLPSMFDYKVHADNDSLYNTPPCFAIYIIYLVTKWLLDTVGGVDKIAAVNKEKARILYEAIDASNGYYRGHAKPESRSLMNVTWRLPSEELEQKFAKEATAAGLHGLKGHRSVGGMRASIYNAVGLDSVKALVAFMKEFHSANG; encoded by the coding sequence ATGGAAGCACGGGTACACAATTTTTCCGCGGGTCCGTCCGCATTGCCGTTGCCGGCTCTTGAAGAGGCGCGCGACAATTTCTTGGTACTGCCCGGAGCAGGGGCTTCGGTGATGGAGATCAGCCACCGCTCGAAAACCTACGATGCGGTGCACCAAGGCGCAAAGGCCAATATTGCGAAGCTGCTCAACCTGCCCAGCAACTACAAGGTACTGTTCATTCAGGGAGGTGCGTCGGCTCAATTCTGCATGATCCCGATGAACTTTCTGCGCGGCAAAAGCGGCAGCGCGGATTACGTGATTACCGGTTCATGGGGCAGCAAAGCCCTCAAAGAAGCCAAGAAAGAGGGAGCGACAAAGACCCCCTGGAATGGCAAGGAAGAAGGCTACGTCCGCTTCCCGAAGCAAAGCGAACTGAATCTGGATCCGAGCGCGCAGTATTGCCATATCACGTCAAACGAGACTATCGAAGGCGTCGAAATGTTCGATGAAATTGACACGGGCAGTGTGCCGATGCTTTGCGACGCCTCATCGAATTTCCTATCCCGCCCAATCCCGGTTGAGAAGTACGCCATGATCTATGCAGGCGCCCAGAAGAATTTGGGGCCGGCTGGCGTTGCCGTTGTTGTGATTCGCGAAGATCTGCTCGAGCGCGTGCCGGAAGGCTTGCCGTCCATGTTCGACTACAAAGTCCACGCGGACAACGATTCGCTTTACAACACCCCGCCGTGCTTTGCCATCTACATCATCTATTTGGTAACGAAGTGGCTCCTCGATACAGTGGGGGGAGTCGATAAGATAGCCGCCGTTAATAAGGAGAAGGCGCGCATTCTCTACGAAGCGATCGACGCAAGCAATGGCTACTATCGAGGTCACGCGAAACCCGAAAGCCGGTCGCTGATGAATGTAACCTGGCGTCTTCCGAGCGAGGAACTGGAGCAGAAATTCGCGAAGGAAGCCACCGCGGCCGGTCTCCATGGCTTGAAAGGCCACCGCTCGGTCGGCGGGATGCGCGCGTCCATCTACAATGCGGTAGGATTGGATAGCGTGAAGGCCTTGGTTGCCTTCATGAAGGAGTTCCACTCCGCAAACGGCTAG
- a CDS encoding YhfC family intramembrane metalloprotease: protein MELSNTEVLTISGIGMVLVALLSVVICRRRAGSRLRWMWLGAGLWFVAVLMKGVTAALTNPAIFSALERSLPHSLYVAVGSLFVGISSAFFEIGLTWLTVMIWRELGRTPDKAIGIGVGAGAIEAALLGLSSLSAAVVLYLGLPGSEDVTRSIRESGVHASILFLVPIVERVLAILCHTSSRALVFLGTTHRNWVMVLAGAALFAYIDSVAGFAHLSGMLKTYSVWWVELAIAPAALVSIPIIRWCARRFHEPTPDNPPAEPIA from the coding sequence ATGGAACTGAGCAATACTGAGGTTCTGACGATTTCCGGCATAGGAATGGTTCTAGTAGCGTTGCTAAGTGTCGTCATCTGTCGAAGGAGGGCGGGAAGCCGCCTCAGATGGATGTGGCTTGGCGCGGGATTGTGGTTCGTGGCCGTCCTCATGAAAGGAGTGACAGCGGCATTGACCAATCCAGCCATCTTTAGTGCGCTTGAACGCTCGCTTCCGCATTCTCTGTATGTGGCCGTGGGAAGTCTCTTTGTGGGTATTTCATCGGCATTTTTTGAGATCGGCCTGACGTGGTTGACTGTGATGATTTGGCGTGAATTGGGACGCACACCCGACAAGGCCATCGGCATTGGCGTGGGCGCGGGGGCAATAGAGGCTGCGCTTTTGGGTTTATCCAGTCTTTCCGCGGCGGTTGTGCTCTATCTTGGCCTACCTGGTTCCGAAGACGTCACTCGCTCTATCCGTGAATCCGGTGTTCACGCCAGCATCCTGTTTCTCGTTCCAATCGTCGAACGCGTCCTCGCCATTTTGTGCCACACGTCTTCACGTGCCCTGGTCTTCTTGGGGACCACGCACCGAAACTGGGTTATGGTTCTCGCGGGTGCCGCGCTCTTCGCGTACATTGATTCCGTAGCCGGTTTTGCTCATCTCTCCGGCATGCTCAAGACCTATTCCGTGTGGTGGGTGGAACTTGCCATCGCGCCCGCGGCCTTGGTTAGCATCCCGATCATCAGGTGGTGCGCCCGCCGTTTTCACGAGCCCACGCCGGACAATCCGCCAGCGGAACCCATTGCCTGA